One region of Coregonus clupeaformis isolate EN_2021a chromosome 31, ASM2061545v1, whole genome shotgun sequence genomic DNA includes:
- the LOC123482381 gene encoding uncharacterized protein LOC123482381, whose translation MKCFLCKSDHGSPNNLVKHLKIIHGLCTGRTLFLKCGQEGCSRSFGSFSGFRKHLNKCHGESLVDSIEDDLSDPQSTVNTSNISHVEVSTECLEAESELSSPYIVNSCAAVISDLKAAGVGQSTVNTVVISMEEIVQDIHQHAKETVIKHVFSNERETEMCKKVEACFEGLENPFTVLNSEYKRSKFMTAKWEIVEPVECVIGSRFDTRRNKKTGTYDQVVVQDKFMYIPILSTLQSIFKSQYFAEMLQSSATSNSRLRDICDGSFFKSHPLFSTEKQTIQVQMFYDDFEVANPLGSKRGIHKLGGVYFTLRNFSPKWNYFLANIHLCTLFHTQDVKRYGFSDIFAPIVRDIKVLESDGIEIPLYSGYVRGTVVQVTGDNLGLHSLFGLVESFSARYCCRFCLSEKEDFQTEFSEDSSKNSLTHQRYAYCSLSRNGL comes from the coding sequence ATGAAGTGTTTTCTTTGTAAAAGTGACCATGGAAGTCCAAACAACCTTGTTAAGCACCTTAAGATAATTCATGGGCTATGTACAGGCAGGACTCTTTTTCTGAAATGTGGTCAAGAAGGATGCTCACGTTCTTTTGGTAGCTTTTCTGGTTTTAGAAAACATCTTAACAAGTGCCACGGAGAAAGTTTAGTAGATTCTATAGAAGATGATCTTTCAGACCCTCAAAGTACCGTCAAcaccagtaatatttctcatgtTGAAGTGTCGACTGAATGTTTAGAGGCTGAGTCAGAGTTATCTTCGCCATACATTGTAAATAGTTGTGCAGCTGTTATTTCTGATCTAAAGGCAGCAGGTGTTGGTCAAAGTACAGTAAATACTGTAGTGATTTCCATGGAAGAGATTGTTCAAGATATTCATCAGCATGCTAAAGAAACAGTGATAAAGCATGTATTTAGTAATGAAAGAGaaacagaaatgtgcaagaaAGTTGAGGCGTGTTTTGAGGGGTTAGAGAATCCTTTCACAGTTCTAAATTCGGAATACAAGCGATCAAAATTTATGACTGCCAAGTGGGAAATAGTAGAACCAGTTGAATGTGTGATTGGTTCAAGATTTGACACAAGACGAAATAAAAAGACTGGAACATATGATCAGGTAGTAGTTCAAGATAAATTCATGTATATTCCAATTTTATCTACACTgcagtcaatatttaaaagtCAGTATTTTGCAGAAATGTTGCAAAGCTCAGCTACCAGCAACTCTAGACTGAGAGATATTTGTGATGGATCTTTTTTTAAAAGTCACCCCCTGTTCTCAACTGAGAAGCAGACAATACAGGTCCAGATGTTCTATGATGATTTTGAGGTCGCCAACCCATTGGGTTCCAAGCGAGGTATTCATAAATTGGGTGGAGTATATTTTACTTTAAGAAACTTCTCTCCAAAATGGAATTATTTTTTGGCTAACATACACCTGTGCACCTTATTTCATACTCAAGATGTTAAACGATATGGTTTTAGTGACATTTTTGCTCCCATTGTTCGAGACATTAAAGTGTTAGAGAGCGATGGTATTGAGATTCCATTATACAGTGGTTATGTACGTGGCACTGTAGTACAGGTAACAGGTGATAATTTGGGTTTGCATAGTTTGTTTGGTCTGGTGGAGTCTTTCAGTGCAAGGTACTGTTGCAGGTTCTGTTTATCAGAAAAGGAGGACTTTCAAACAGAATTCTCTGAAGATTCTTCCAAAAATAGTTTAACGCACCAAAGATATGCATACTGCTCACTGTCAAGAAATGGCTTGTAA